One Lysobacter enzymogenes DNA segment encodes these proteins:
- a CDS encoding polysaccharide deacetylase family protein — protein MRTDSSHGNAVILMYHRIADDGTELCVSPAEFRAHLAVLREEGCRVLPLQELAQALVRGDAPPRSVAITLDDGYLDALTEAAPLLREFECPATFFIITATLDGPAEFWWETLQRVFDHPALPAELDAELAGTQAPLPLDTPEQRRAAFDTVRRPFYAWTPQQRRERIAALLAWSGLAAADGTGPVRAMTPEELRHLDAMPGMELGAHTENHLLLPAHALPIKEQELLLCRQRLEALLGREVRSLSYPYGAFDEESVRAAQRAGFAAAVTTGNQPASVQSHPLVLPRCAVQAGDDLRARLRELFAAAPQAHHYDRSFA, from the coding sequence ATGCGAACCGATTCGAGCCACGGTAATGCCGTCATCCTGATGTACCACCGCATCGCCGACGACGGCACCGAGCTGTGCGTGTCGCCAGCCGAGTTCCGCGCCCACCTCGCGGTGCTGCGCGAGGAGGGCTGCCGGGTGCTGCCGCTGCAGGAACTGGCGCAGGCGCTGGTGCGCGGCGACGCGCCGCCGCGCAGCGTCGCGATCACCCTGGACGACGGCTACCTCGACGCGCTGACCGAGGCCGCGCCGCTCCTGCGCGAGTTCGAATGCCCGGCCACGTTCTTCATCATCACCGCGACCCTCGACGGCCCCGCCGAGTTCTGGTGGGAAACCCTGCAGCGGGTGTTCGACCATCCGGCGCTGCCGGCCGAACTCGATGCCGAGCTGGCCGGCACGCAGGCGCCGCTGCCGCTGGACACGCCCGAGCAGCGCCGCGCCGCTTTCGATACGGTGCGCCGCCCGTTCTACGCGTGGACGCCGCAGCAGCGGCGCGAGCGCATCGCCGCGCTGCTGGCTTGGAGCGGGCTGGCCGCGGCCGACGGCACCGGGCCGGTGCGCGCGATGACGCCCGAAGAACTGCGCCATCTCGATGCGATGCCGGGCATGGAACTGGGCGCGCACACCGAGAACCATCTGCTGCTGCCGGCGCATGCGCTGCCGATCAAGGAACAGGAATTGCTGCTGTGCCGGCAGCGGCTGGAAGCGCTGCTGGGGCGCGAGGTGCGCTCGCTGTCATATCCCTACGGCGCCTTCGACGAAGAATCGGTGCGCGCTGCGCAGCGCGCCGGCTTCGCCGCGGCGGTGACCACCGGCAACCAGCCCGCGTCCGTGCAGAGCCACCCGCTGGTGCTGCCGCGTTGCGCGGTGCAGGCCGGCGACGACCTGCGCGCGCGCCTGCGCGAACTGTTCGCGGCGGCGCCGCAGGCGCACCATTACGACCGGTCCTTCGCATGA
- the fabD gene encoding ACP S-malonyltransferase: MPAMNQAMIFPGQGAQKAGMGGELFDLPDYAAIEAQADALLGYSLRGACQDAQKLADTRYTQPCLYMVNALHGLRALREGAAPAFLAGHSLGEYNALHAAGAFDLMTGLRLVQRRGELMAQASGGAMAAVLGLEAGRIIELMMAHGLDAVDIGNYNAPTQTVVSGPRDEIERALPLFEAAGAGACVRLAVSGAFHSRMMHEAARAYAGFLDGFAFSPLRLPVMSNVTGTFYPAQAPSAVIASLLVRQIVRPVLWVKCVQGLLRSGATSFVEAGPGNVLTRLIAQIRAAAPIDERAAVT, from the coding sequence ATGCCGGCGATGAACCAGGCGATGATCTTTCCCGGGCAGGGCGCCCAGAAAGCCGGGATGGGCGGCGAGCTGTTCGATCTGCCCGACTATGCGGCGATCGAAGCGCAGGCCGACGCCTTGCTCGGCTATTCGTTGCGCGGCGCCTGCCAGGACGCGCAAAAGCTCGCCGACACCCGCTACACCCAGCCCTGCCTGTACATGGTCAACGCCTTGCACGGCCTGCGCGCCTTGCGCGAGGGCGCCGCGCCGGCGTTCCTGGCCGGGCACAGCCTGGGCGAGTACAACGCCCTGCACGCGGCCGGCGCGTTCGACCTGATGACCGGCCTGCGCCTGGTGCAACGGCGCGGCGAACTGATGGCGCAGGCCAGCGGCGGGGCGATGGCCGCGGTACTCGGGCTCGAGGCCGGACGCATCATCGAACTGATGATGGCCCACGGCCTGGACGCGGTGGACATCGGCAACTACAACGCGCCCACCCAGACCGTGGTGTCCGGTCCGCGCGACGAGATCGAGCGCGCCTTGCCGCTGTTCGAGGCCGCTGGCGCCGGCGCCTGCGTGCGCCTGGCGGTCAGTGGCGCGTTTCATTCACGGATGATGCACGAAGCGGCGCGCGCCTACGCCGGATTCCTCGACGGTTTCGCGTTTTCCCCGTTGCGCCTGCCGGTGATGTCCAACGTCACCGGCACCTTCTATCCGGCGCAGGCGCCCAGCGCGGTGATCGCCTCGCTGCTGGTGCGCCAGATCGTGCGGCCGGTGCTGTGGGTGAAGTGCGTGCAGGGGCTGTTGCGCAGCGGGGCGACCTCGTTCGTCGAAGCCGGGCCCGGCAACGTGCTGACCCGCCTGATCGCGCAGATCCGCGCCGCCGCGCCGATCGACGAACGCGCCGCGGTCACGTAG